TCTCTGACGTCGGAGATCTTCACACAGCCAGTGGGAACGCTGAGCACACATCTCATGTTCCAGTTCCTCTTCGATcatattctgaaagaaaacCTTTAGTTTCAATGGATATTGCCTTGACTGATTGTACCTGAAGAGCCGATGCATTTGTTGGCGAACTTTTCCGATTGGCTCGTTTGAGATTCAGCTCACGAAGTGTCTTGTTGGCACGGTTGGCTTCTGTGAGTCTCATCTGAAGCACAGTCAACTTCTGATCGGTCATTCTCTTCTGGATGGCAACGTCGTTTTCTCTCTTCTGAAGTTTCGACTTCATTTGAGCCATTTCTCGTTCGTGTTTCTGCTTGAACGCTTGGAACTTGCTTGCTTCGGCACGTTGTTCACGAAGAAGACGAAGCCTTTGAGTTTTGAGATTCTTCAGCTCGTCTTCCGTCTTTTTCAGCGTCTCCTCCATGCGACGACGCGTCTCTTGAAGTTTCTTCATGTCGTTGAGAACCTTCTTGTCCTCCGCATGCTGCCGCTCCAAATCTTTCAGCTTCTGACGACGTTCTTCAGCAAGTTTTGCCGCTGTTGTGACTTTCTTGCCTTCCTGACGAAGCTTGTTCATCTCCGTCTCAAGCTCACTGATTCTAACGACAAGTTGCGTCTTTTCAGACTCCCTTTGCTGCATAGCCTCTATGAATGCTCGCTGCTCATCCAGTGCCTTTTGCCTGTTCTCGTCCTTCATCGCGATCTGCTTCTCCAAGTCATCCAACTCGGCTTGCAACTCGGGAAGTCGTTCGGTATCGTAGATTGTGTCATCTTGTCCACCAAGTGCCGTTTCATCGTTGTCATCGTCGGCGAGAGTCGTCGATTCTTCGGTATCTCCAACCACTTGTTGAATGGATCGAACCACTTCAGCTGCATCAAGCATCTCCTCATTCAGGACGGTGTTACGGACGTCTGTGAGCATTGATTGGAGTTTAGCTTTGTCTTCTTCCAAGCGAGAGTTCTTCTGGGTCAGGGCACTCTGTAAAATTGACATTGATATTGGTCAGCATTAGaataaaaaagctttaaaaccTACCATTCGAATGATGCACTCGGATTGCTTCATAGCACGCTCCTTCAACTGCTCAGTCTTCCGAACAACTTCCTCCTTGAGAGAAAGAATCTCTGCAGAATTGTTCGCATCGTTGAAGCGGACTTCAGCCGGCGCGATTCCTTGCTTCAGGTCAGCATTCTCTTTCTGAAGGCGCTTCAGTTGAGCTTGTAGGATGGCGATCTCCTCGGCTTTCGGATTTTTGTTGACTATCGGCTTGTTCTTGATCTGCTTGGCACGATCTGCATAGCGAAGCGTGTTGAGAGTCTCTTGAGAGTTGGAATCAGCGGGAGAGATGCAGGCAAGAAAGACTGTGAACGAATTTCCACCGAGAGAATCTTGAAGGACGCGGGTGATCACAGAGTTTCTGTATGGGATGTGCTTCTGCTTCGTGGCCAACGCTGCGATGACTTGGGAAAGAATCAAAAGTCCACCATTGATGTTGATGCCTTCTTTCATACGATTTCCTTCGGCTTCCGTCTTCTTCAGCCTCTCGGATCCAGCCAAATCGACCAATTGGAGCTTCGCGCTGAATGCGCTATCACACTCTGCAGTGGCAGTTTTCTCCACGAACACTGTGAAAACCGCATGAGACCTGCTGGACATGGCGTTCATCGCAGTTTCCGCCTTTGTTCGATAGTGGCATCCGACTGCCAGCTGCTTGAGCGCTCCCTTCAAATCGATAACAGGAACTGCCGTCAGATTCACGACGGTGCAGTTCTTCTCGTCTCCGTGCACATTCAGCTTGACTTTGTCCGGACGAAGAAGGTCGTACACGTTGTCTCCGTAGACCTCGAACATGGAAACGGTCACCGCAAACGATTCTGGAGCCTCGGTGTTCATGATTCTTTGGAACAACGCACTGACGAGACGCGGAATAATTCCACGACGCATTTCGTCGGTGCCAACGTTGTCTTCAGTGCCCATGGTGTAGGTCTTTCCACTTCCAGTTTGTCCATAAGCCAACACTGTCGCATTGAAACCCGCGAAAATTCGATCCAACAAGGGCAGTGCAGTTGTCTCGTAGACGCTCTCCTGATCCGACGTGTCAGCAAAGACCGCATCGAAGGTGAACGTTGCCGACTCGTTTATCACTATCTGAAAAACAAagattttaggatttttcgGATAAAACGCAGGAAAAAACTAACCTGCTTTGTGTTCTCGTAAAACTGGACACATCGACTTGCGCCTTCCTTAGTCTCTCGACCATTCATAGGCCGAGCACGGACCACAACCCGGAGAGAAGCATCGGAGCTCATCTCGGGAAGAAAACACGAAAATGAATGATTTTTCACGAATGAatgagagggggggggggcggaggcttttgaaatcaaaatttcgcgCCGCGAGTGTATTTACGGACAAGACGTCAGAGTTCACGCACAATTGCGGAcccagtgaaaaaaaaaatgtttttctgtttttatttaattaatgaAGAAGTTCTTCATcattttgctcacttttctCTGTATTTTAACATGTTTTCTTCCCGAGATTAAGCCATAAACCTtcgaaaatgagcaaattatcactaaatatattgattttaaaataattttcagcgaaaaatggCGAATCCTGCCAGAGACGGCTATCAGGAATTTGATAATGAGCCGGAGGCCCCCGGAGATACAGAGGTACAGACACCACGAAGAAATACAGTTTCCGAGGACACATCGTTATTTCAAGATCGTCTTCCGACAGAAAATTCGTTGACTCCGGAGCAGGTGgattatttttactttaaaatttgttaaaaatcaattttaaatttaaatttttataattcagGCATTCATCCACATGGTCAAAGCAATGTTAGGAACCGGATTATTGTCCCTTCCGCTAGCTTTCAAGCATTCTGGGCtttttgttagttttattttcttcgcctttctctgaaaacctgaaaaccCCCATAAATTCCAGCTCGGATTAATTCTCACAGTGCTCATCTGCCTGATATGTTTATATTGCATGCGGCAGGTCGTTTTTGCCGCTCATTTTGTGTGTAACAGGTGATTTAAGCGATTTTTAAAGGCGGAGTagagccaaaaaaaagttttttttttgcttcaaatgacagaaaatatactcaaataaccgaatataactgtaaaaaatttgaaaaaaattctaaattttttattgattttttaagtttttcaaaaatcaaagaaacggcCGAATTA
The nucleotide sequence above comes from Caenorhabditis elegans chromosome III. Encoded proteins:
- the klp-19 gene encoding Kinesin-like protein klp-19 (Partially confirmed by transcript evidence); the protein is MSSDASLRVVVRARPMNGRETKEGASRCVQFYENTKQIVINESATFTFDAVFADTSDQESVYETTALPLLDRIFAGFNATVLAYGQTGSGKTYTMGTEDNVGTDEMRRGIIPRLVSALFQRIMNTEAPESFAVTVSMFEVYGDNVYDLLRPDKVKLNVHGDEKNCTVVNLTAVPVIDLKGALKQLAVGCHYRTKAETAMNAMSSRSHAVFTVFVEKTATAECDSAFSAKLQLVDLAGSERLKKTEAEGNRMKEGININGGLLILSQVIAALATKQKHIPYRNSVITRVLQDSLGGNSFTVFLACISPADSNSQETLNTLRYADRAKQIKNKPIVNKNPKAEEIAILQAQLKRLQKENADLKQGIAPAEVRFNDANNSAEILSLKEEVVRKTEQLKERAMKQSECIIRMSALTQKNSRLEEDKAKLQSMLTDVRNTVLNEEMLDAAEVVRSIQQVVGDTEESTTLADDDNDETALGGQDDTIYDTERLPELQAELDDLEKQIAMKDENRQKALDEQRAFIEAMQQRESEKTQLVVRISELETEMNKLRQEGKKVTTAAKLAEERRQKLKDLERQHAEDKKVLNDMKKLQETRRRMEETLKKTEDELKNLKTQRLRLLREQRAEASKFQAFKQKHEREMAQMKSKLQKRENDVAIQKRMTDQKLTVLQMRLTEANRANKTLRELNLKRANRKSSPTNASALQNMIEEELEHEMCAQRSHWLCEDLRRQRHDLMQNINTVESMKFEGGKRRRISASADPNVSVVIEGEEEFEVKRQKELTFLRASLETLNEEIKDSLRNETIAGNEERANSRWEKVPAEMRPAFEAVYAQAVAHIRKEIELEFKLARTKSEFTAKIASKASHEEKRKKEDEEMRAKYRELAQCLEDAKSGLHEKIAFLLCLIKENRVDENAIQQFESLKNQFCDVEQKVKKASRRKTTNFMGGLTPKPELQRNERARRAVKYYGNVVNSEDVTMDDSRHQKRKDHSLLAVEMNRTTDDNVKRRVAMSPIKCDDDTRLTEEDEDIENEAMNNATFVKDSFNSATIVLDDSQPSPSNSTFVIGAAPTSEADGVPPIKRKSRRTDLGPL